A genomic window from Lotus japonicus ecotype B-129 chromosome 1, LjGifu_v1.2 includes:
- the LOC130736268 gene encoding uncharacterized protein LOC130736268 translates to MGYAIFGHINDSIFLNVSILIAFVFVLFSATIGLISANLNSVPVLDGTNFKDWKENMEIVFGCMDLDLALRVEKPDSPTESSTSKQRKDYEKWDHSNRMSLMIIKRGIPEVFRGTISEEIKGAKDFLAEIEKRFAKSDKAETSTLLQNLISMKYQGKGNIREYIMGMSNIASKLKALKLELSDDLLIHLVLLSLPAQFSQFKISYNCQKEKWSLNELI, encoded by the coding sequence ATGGGTTATGCCATTTTTGGACATATTAatgattcaatttttcttaatgtgagTATACTTATAGcatttgtttttgttctattttcagCAACTATTGGTTTGATATCTGCTAATCTGAATTCGGTTCCGGTCCTTGATGGAACAAATTTTAAGGACTGGAAAGAGAACATGGAAATTGTTTTTGGCTGCATGGATCTAGACCTTGCACTAAGGGTGGAGAAACCCGATTCTCCTACGGAATCTAGTACCTCTAAACAGAGAAAAGATTATGAGAAGTGGGATCACTCCAATCGCATGAGTCTTATGATCATTAAGCGCGGCATTCCTGAGGTCTTTAGGGGTACTATCTCGGAAGAGATAAAAGGTGCCAAAGATTTCCTTGCTGAAATTGAAAAGCGCTTTGCAAAAAGCGATAAGGCGGAAACAAGTACTCttcttcagaacttgatttcCATGAAATATCAGGGCAAAGGAAATATAAGGGAATACATTATGGGCATGTCAAATATTGCTTCAAAACTTAAGGCGCTAAAGCTTGAGCTGTCGGATGACTTGCTCATTCATTTAGTATTGCTTTCTCTTCCTGCACAATTCAGTCAGTTTAAGATATCTTATAACTGTCAAAAGGAGAAATGGTCACTTAACGAGCTCATTTGA